The Marinobacter subterrani genome has a segment encoding these proteins:
- a CDS encoding amidase family protein, translating into MDSPNRPLHSALRSPLHYQPAHELLDQLEAGTLTSETLVSSLLARIREHNPAINAIVTLDEQRALARAREADKQRAANAIKGPLHGLPLTLKDTWEVAGMACTAGAPALRNHRPDTHADVVQRLEDAGAIILGKTNVPIYATDLQSYNKLFGVTNNPHNPAHTPGGSSGGAAAALAAGMTPLEVGSDLAGSIRTPAHFCGVFGHKPTRALVSFRGHIPGPPGTQSRPDLVEGGPMARNARDLELLLRVIAGPRPADQRSWALNMAPSGLQGLDQARIGLWLEDPLCPVMEELSEGYRTLGKALADRGALVTEASHPLLSLEHILPPYFNLLGSLLSTSLKPAQRRQMKWIARLGPWLRFLGPTTAFIDEYGRGVNQPVHQWTVWSEMREKMRAEIESLFREVDVLLTPITPTTAIQHNHTYPVFKRRITVAGQPRAYMDQFCWIALATLLGLPATSVPIGRTAEGLPFSVQVIGAPGMDLTTIGFAQLLEDAGLAGFVKPEGF; encoded by the coding sequence ATGGATTCACCGAACCGTCCCTTGCACTCTGCATTGCGCTCTCCATTGCACTATCAGCCGGCCCATGAACTCCTGGACCAACTGGAGGCCGGAACCCTGACCAGCGAGACACTGGTCAGCAGCCTGCTGGCTCGAATCCGCGAACACAACCCGGCCATCAATGCCATTGTAACCCTGGATGAACAGCGGGCGCTGGCCCGCGCCCGGGAGGCGGATAAACAACGCGCGGCCAATGCCATAAAAGGCCCGCTGCACGGTCTGCCGCTCACCCTGAAGGACACCTGGGAAGTGGCGGGCATGGCCTGCACGGCCGGGGCGCCGGCACTGAGAAACCACCGGCCGGACACGCATGCCGATGTCGTCCAGCGGCTGGAGGACGCCGGAGCGATCATTCTGGGCAAGACCAACGTGCCGATCTATGCCACCGATCTGCAAAGCTACAACAAGCTGTTTGGTGTCACCAATAACCCCCACAACCCCGCCCACACACCCGGCGGATCCTCCGGTGGTGCGGCCGCGGCGCTTGCTGCCGGCATGACGCCTCTGGAGGTGGGCAGTGATCTGGCCGGCTCCATACGCACGCCCGCACACTTCTGCGGCGTATTCGGCCACAAGCCAACCCGCGCGCTGGTTTCCTTCCGGGGCCATATTCCCGGCCCCCCGGGCACCCAGTCCCGGCCGGATCTGGTCGAGGGCGGCCCAATGGCCCGCAATGCCAGGGATCTCGAACTGCTGTTGCGAGTCATTGCCGGGCCCCGGCCTGCCGATCAACGCAGTTGGGCCCTGAACATGGCGCCATCCGGGCTGCAGGGCCTTGATCAGGCCCGTATCGGCTTGTGGCTGGAAGACCCGCTGTGCCCGGTGATGGAGGAGCTGTCCGAAGGCTATCGCACCCTCGGCAAAGCCCTGGCCGACAGGGGGGCCCTGGTGACTGAGGCCAGCCACCCTCTGCTCAGCCTGGAGCATATCCTGCCGCCTTACTTCAATCTTCTGGGCAGCTTGCTCAGCACCTCCCTGAAACCCGCTCAGCGCCGGCAGATGAAATGGATCGCCCGGCTCGGCCCCTGGTTGCGGTTTCTCGGCCCCACCACGGCGTTTATCGATGAGTACGGCCGGGGCGTGAATCAGCCGGTGCATCAATGGACTGTCTGGAGCGAAATGCGGGAGAAAATGCGGGCGGAAATCGAATCCCTGTTCCGGGAGGTGGATGTGTTGCTCACCCCGATAACGCCGACAACCGCCATCCAGCACAACCATACCTACCCGGTGTTCAAGCGGCGTATCACCGTTGCCGGCCAACCAAGGGCCTATATGGATCAGTTCTGCTGGATTGCCCTTGCCACCCTGCTGGGCCTGCCAGCCACCTCAGTGCCCATCGGGCGGACTGCAGAAGGCCTGCCGTTCAGTGTTCAGGTGATCGGTGCGCCGGGGATGGACCTGACGACCATCGGCTTTGCGCAATTGCTGGAGGACGCGGGGCTTGCCGGGTTTGTTAAGCCGGAGGGTTTCTGA
- a CDS encoding acetyl-CoA C-acetyltransferase: MAQAPKTTQNKTPTAKKTSTAPSGIRRVAVIGGNRVPFARSNTAYSKISNQELLTSALRGLVDRYSLQGKRLGEVAAGAVIKHSRDFNLTRESVMSCGLAPETPAYDVQQACGTGLEAAILVANKIALGQIECGIAGGTDTTSDAPIGVGEGLRGILLDLNRAKTTGERLKILARFRPGYLKPEVPENSEPRTGMSMGEHAQVTAKEWGIAREDQDRVAWESHQKLAKAYEEGFFTDLLTPLAGLERDNILRPDTTLEKLATLKPVFDRENGTLTAANSTALTDGASCVLLASEAWAKANNCEVKAWLTFSEVAAVDFVDKKEGLLMAPTYAVPRMLEKAGLTLQDFDFYEIHEAFAAQVLCTLNAWEDPVFCKERLGLDKPLGSIDRAKLNVKGSSLATGHPFAATGGRIVATLAKLLEEKGSGRGLISICAAGGQGVTAILER; encoded by the coding sequence ATGGCACAGGCACCGAAAACTACTCAAAACAAAACGCCCACCGCAAAAAAGACCAGTACCGCCCCTTCCGGGATTCGACGTGTTGCGGTCATTGGTGGTAACCGGGTTCCGTTTGCCCGGTCCAACACCGCCTACAGCAAGATCAGTAACCAGGAGTTGCTGACATCGGCGCTTCGGGGGCTGGTGGATCGCTACAGTCTTCAGGGTAAACGGCTGGGTGAGGTGGCCGCCGGGGCGGTTATCAAGCATTCCCGGGATTTCAATCTCACCCGGGAGTCGGTGATGAGTTGTGGGCTGGCGCCGGAGACGCCGGCTTATGATGTTCAGCAGGCCTGCGGGACGGGGCTGGAGGCAGCGATTCTGGTGGCCAACAAGATCGCCCTGGGGCAGATTGAGTGTGGTATCGCTGGGGGTACGGACACGACCTCCGATGCGCCGATTGGTGTGGGTGAGGGTCTGCGGGGGATTCTGCTGGATCTCAACCGGGCCAAAACCACCGGTGAGCGGCTGAAGATTCTGGCGCGGTTCCGGCCGGGGTATCTGAAGCCGGAGGTGCCGGAGAACAGTGAGCCGCGCACGGGGATGTCGATGGGTGAGCATGCCCAGGTGACTGCGAAGGAGTGGGGGATTGCCCGGGAAGACCAGGACCGCGTGGCCTGGGAGAGTCATCAGAAACTGGCCAAGGCCTATGAGGAGGGATTCTTTACCGATTTGCTGACCCCGCTGGCGGGCCTGGAACGGGATAATATCCTGCGGCCGGACACGACCCTGGAGAAGCTGGCGACGCTCAAGCCGGTGTTCGACCGGGAGAACGGCACGCTCACGGCGGCCAACAGCACCGCGCTGACTGATGGTGCGTCCTGCGTGCTGCTGGCCAGTGAGGCGTGGGCGAAGGCGAACAACTGCGAAGTGAAGGCCTGGCTGACCTTCTCTGAAGTTGCCGCGGTCGATTTTGTCGACAAGAAGGAGGGGCTTTTGATGGCGCCGACCTACGCAGTGCCCCGGATGCTGGAAAAAGCGGGGCTGACGCTTCAGGATTTTGATTTCTACGAAATTCACGAAGCGTTCGCTGCGCAGGTTCTGTGTACCCTGAACGCCTGGGAAGATCCCGTCTTCTGCAAGGAGCGCCTGGGGCTGGACAAGCCGCTGGGCAGCATCGACCGGGCTAAACTCAATGTGAAAGGCAGCAGCCTGGCCACGGGCCACCCGTTCGCTGCTACCGGTGGGCGTATTGTTGCAACCCTGGCCAAGCTGCTGGAGGAAAAAGGCAGTGGCCGCGGCCTGATATCGATCTGCGCGGCCGGCGGGCAGGGGGTTACGGCCATTCTGGAGCGGTAA
- a CDS encoding DUF2846 domain-containing protein — MKTRVPSIVSVFRPLALLSLLLAMSGCTVYQSIGKSVGSYLHPVSGHDFVHIANEKWDHRNALLYFYRPHSQWAADEIEAPSVYIDDTHYFNIRNDSYTWLEVSPGERHIAMRRPLLGLEGLNSFSLSLIADATLKVEPGQIYYLRYNELSEPARRHPELAPDDPLAQGALQLVTRDYAMQAEEIVSTRFLNSDLLAPNHAATSIVETTEDIDYERQLTRLEEERELEIERLKEAGKYESASWFWPFGGGPTVPLETDREIRKLEREYARLERERERQEEAESGGGWWIF; from the coding sequence ATGAAAACCCGAGTGCCCTCTATTGTGTCTGTCTTCCGGCCGCTGGCCCTGTTGTCTTTGCTGCTGGCGATGTCGGGTTGCACGGTCTACCAGTCGATCGGCAAGAGTGTTGGCTCCTACCTGCACCCGGTTTCCGGTCACGATTTCGTGCACATCGCCAATGAAAAGTGGGATCACCGGAATGCGCTGCTGTATTTTTACCGGCCCCACTCCCAGTGGGCGGCTGACGAGATTGAGGCGCCAAGCGTCTATATCGACGACACACACTACTTCAATATCCGAAACGACAGTTATACCTGGCTGGAAGTCAGCCCGGGGGAGCGTCACATTGCCATGCGCCGACCGTTGCTGGGCCTGGAAGGACTGAATTCTTTCAGCCTCAGCCTGATTGCCGATGCCACCCTGAAGGTTGAGCCCGGCCAGATCTATTACCTTCGGTACAATGAACTCTCGGAGCCGGCTCGGCGGCATCCTGAACTGGCCCCCGATGACCCGCTGGCCCAGGGCGCATTGCAGCTGGTCACCCGGGACTATGCAATGCAGGCGGAAGAGATTGTCTCCACCCGCTTCCTGAACAGCGATCTGCTGGCGCCGAACCATGCGGCCACGTCGATTGTTGAAACCACCGAGGATATTGATTACGAGCGGCAACTCACCCGGCTTGAGGAGGAACGCGAGCTTGAGATCGAGCGCCTGAAGGAGGCGGGCAAGTACGAATCTGCGTCCTGGTTCTGGCCGTTTGGTGGCGGACCGACAGTGCCTCTGGAAACCGACCGCGAGATCAGAAAGCTGGAACGGGAGTACGCCCGGCTGGAGCGGGAGCGAGAGCGGCAAGAGGAAGCCGAATCCGGCGGCGGCTGGTGGATTTTCTGA
- a CDS encoding 3-oxoacyl-ACP reductase produces MSDLYLKIVNTAAGKTAAQTLGLPAPVPLKRLRRTDQPFIEGDILIGAAGGAKAVATLGSVLSASAANLHHASGNQRLNDSAKAGNKAQPLELGADIHQTFSALVFDATGLRSPDDLRALYDFFHPTIKKLGGNARVLVIGQNPASCRKPPHAAAQQALEGFVRSVGKEIGKKGSTANLLWMAPGAEKQLDSSVRFFLSPRSAYVSGQVVKIGKRESSKATNPVAPLTGKVALVTGASRGIGAAIAETLARDGATVVGLDIPPAMEELEKVTSAINGKALACDITDAKAPKLIGDFLEEHFGGVDLVIHNAGITRDKTLGNMPEHFWDMTIAVNLSAEELIDEELIHRELLKENGRIVCISSISGIAGNFGQTNYSTAKCGVIGYVEAMARQVRNGVTINAVAPGFIETQMTAAMPITLREAGRRMNSLSQGGQPVDVAETIAWYCSPASNGVNGNVVRVCGQSLIGK; encoded by the coding sequence ATGTCCGACCTCTACCTCAAAATAGTAAACACTGCCGCAGGCAAAACCGCAGCCCAAACCCTCGGACTGCCCGCACCCGTGCCCCTGAAGCGCCTCAGGCGCACCGACCAGCCGTTCATTGAAGGCGACATTCTCATCGGCGCCGCCGGCGGCGCAAAAGCCGTAGCCACCCTTGGCAGCGTACTCAGCGCCAGCGCCGCCAACCTGCACCACGCCAGCGGTAACCAACGGCTGAACGACTCCGCCAAAGCCGGCAACAAAGCCCAGCCACTGGAACTCGGCGCTGACATCCACCAGACCTTCTCAGCCCTGGTGTTCGACGCCACCGGCCTCAGGAGCCCGGACGACCTCCGGGCGCTGTACGACTTTTTTCACCCTACCATCAAGAAACTGGGCGGCAACGCCCGTGTACTGGTGATCGGCCAGAATCCCGCCAGCTGCCGCAAGCCCCCCCATGCCGCCGCGCAGCAGGCGCTGGAGGGTTTTGTCCGTAGTGTCGGCAAGGAAATCGGCAAAAAGGGTTCCACCGCCAACCTGCTGTGGATGGCGCCGGGCGCCGAAAAGCAGCTGGATTCCAGTGTGCGCTTCTTTCTCTCGCCCCGCTCCGCTTACGTCTCCGGTCAGGTGGTCAAAATCGGCAAGCGGGAGTCCTCCAAAGCCACCAACCCTGTTGCGCCACTGACCGGCAAGGTTGCCCTGGTAACCGGCGCCTCCCGGGGTATCGGGGCCGCCATCGCCGAAACCCTGGCCCGGGACGGCGCCACGGTCGTCGGCCTGGATATCCCGCCGGCCATGGAGGAACTGGAGAAGGTCACCAGCGCCATCAACGGCAAGGCCCTCGCCTGCGACATCACCGATGCCAAAGCCCCGAAACTGATCGGCGATTTCCTTGAAGAGCATTTCGGAGGCGTGGACCTGGTCATCCACAACGCCGGCATCACCCGGGACAAAACCCTCGGCAACATGCCCGAACACTTCTGGGACATGACCATTGCCGTGAATTTGAGTGCGGAAGAACTGATTGATGAGGAACTGATACACCGGGAACTGCTGAAAGAAAACGGGCGAATCGTCTGCATCTCCTCCATCAGCGGCATTGCCGGCAATTTCGGGCAGACCAACTACTCCACCGCCAAATGCGGGGTCATTGGCTATGTCGAGGCCATGGCCCGGCAGGTGAGAAACGGCGTCACCATCAACGCCGTGGCCCCCGGGTTTATCGAAACCCAGATGACTGCCGCCATGCCCATCACCCTCCGCGAGGCCGGCCGCCGCATGAACAGTTTGTCCCAGGGCGGACAACCGGTTGATGTTGCCGAAACCATCGCCTGGTACTGCAGCCCCGCCTCCAACGGCGTCAATGGCAATGTGGTGCGGGTTTGCGGGCAGTCTCTGATAGGCAAGTGA
- a CDS encoding autotransporter assembly complex protein TamA has product MLSNYQVAKPGRIRLFLALLCWLPGWAVAQQVDVQMEGDYPNLKANAEAFIGDVEGRSEGNLRRYAPTAVNQAKEALRALGYYSPTIDWRVREGDSETTATLILSIDPGKPVRVTSRTVEIRGPASSDRPFTGNLPVHPAEGEVLNHGEYTNLRETIQTRARRRGYFDGKFVTHTLKVDPAARTAAITLIYESGERYLLGDVTFEKGHWFETDLLNRFVTFQPGTPYHADKIAKLNNDLQDSGYFRGVDIDASPANAEKGVIPVSVALTRREPRSVAAGIGFSTDVGPRLRGTWREHWINPKGHKRGAETELSQPRQSLSAWYELPLDPPMTDLIRLTGGYQREDIENVESELLTFGQQWQHQLEDGWLQVLSLRWEGERFNIGNDETGTSSLLLPGVGYSKLHADSPLDPSRGYRLQFNATGSHTALLSDVDILHVDALAKGLYTLAGNHRFLARFQIGGIATNRFEDVPPSLRFFAGGDQSVRGYGYKTLSPENDNGVPVGGRYLMVGSVEYQYQFADQWRAALFVDQGNAINDLGDPLATGAGVGIRWISPVGPLRLDIAKGLDPEFGGGWRIHFSMGPEL; this is encoded by the coding sequence ATGCTATCAAACTACCAAGTTGCGAAACCGGGCCGGATCCGGCTGTTTTTGGCGTTACTCTGCTGGCTGCCTGGCTGGGCTGTGGCGCAACAGGTCGACGTGCAGATGGAAGGGGATTACCCCAATCTCAAGGCCAATGCCGAGGCTTTTATTGGTGACGTGGAAGGCCGCAGCGAGGGAAATCTTCGTCGCTACGCACCCACGGCGGTGAACCAGGCCAAAGAAGCCTTGCGGGCTCTTGGCTATTACAGCCCGACGATTGACTGGCGGGTACGGGAAGGCGATTCGGAAACAACGGCCACGTTGATCTTGTCCATCGATCCCGGGAAGCCGGTCCGGGTGACCTCCCGCACTGTTGAAATCAGGGGGCCGGCCTCCTCCGATAGGCCGTTTACCGGCAATCTCCCGGTCCATCCCGCGGAAGGCGAGGTTCTCAATCACGGCGAGTACACCAATCTCCGGGAGACCATCCAGACCCGGGCGCGCCGCCGGGGGTATTTTGACGGCAAGTTTGTCACCCATACCCTGAAGGTCGACCCTGCAGCCCGGACGGCCGCGATCACCCTGATCTACGAGAGTGGGGAACGATACCTGTTGGGAGACGTGACCTTCGAGAAAGGGCACTGGTTTGAAACCGATCTTCTGAACCGGTTCGTTACCTTCCAGCCGGGCACACCGTATCATGCCGACAAGATTGCAAAACTGAACAATGATTTGCAGGACAGCGGCTATTTCCGGGGGGTGGATATCGACGCCTCCCCGGCCAACGCTGAAAAGGGCGTGATTCCGGTCAGCGTTGCCCTTACCCGGCGCGAGCCGCGCTCGGTGGCCGCCGGTATCGGTTTCTCCACCGACGTCGGGCCACGGTTGCGGGGCACCTGGCGAGAGCACTGGATCAACCCCAAGGGCCATAAACGCGGCGCGGAAACCGAGCTGTCCCAACCCCGGCAGAGCCTGAGCGCCTGGTATGAACTGCCGCTGGACCCGCCCATGACCGACCTGATCCGACTGACCGGTGGTTATCAGAGAGAAGACATTGAAAACGTCGAATCGGAACTGCTGACGTTCGGGCAACAATGGCAGCACCAGCTTGAGGATGGCTGGCTGCAGGTATTGTCCCTGCGCTGGGAAGGGGAGCGCTTTAACATCGGCAATGATGAGACCGGAACCAGCTCCCTGCTCCTGCCGGGCGTTGGTTATTCCAAGCTCCACGCTGACTCACCGCTGGATCCCTCCCGTGGTTACCGGTTGCAGTTTAACGCAACCGGATCGCATACGGCGCTTCTCTCCGACGTGGATATCCTCCATGTGGATGCGCTGGCAAAGGGATTGTATACACTCGCGGGTAACCACCGTTTTCTGGCCCGGTTTCAGATCGGGGGCATTGCCACCAACCGTTTTGAGGATGTTCCTCCATCGCTGCGCTTCTTCGCCGGTGGTGACCAGAGTGTGCGCGGGTATGGCTACAAGACCCTGTCGCCGGAGAACGATAACGGCGTTCCGGTGGGCGGCCGCTATCTGATGGTTGGAAGTGTCGAATATCAGTACCAGTTCGCCGACCAGTGGCGGGCGGCTCTGTTTGTGGACCAGGGTAACGCCATCAATGATCTGGGCGATCCCCTGGCCACCGGTGCTGGTGTCGGTATTCGCTGGATCAGTCCGGTCGGACCGCTGCGCCTGGACATAGCCAAGGGGCTGGACCCGGAATTTGGCGGGGGCTGGCGCATACACTTTTCCATGGGGCCTGAGCTGTGA